A single region of the Sus scrofa isolate TJ Tabasco breed Duroc chromosome 16, Sscrofa11.1, whole genome shotgun sequence genome encodes:
- the HTR1A gene encoding 5-hydroxytryptamine receptor 1A: MDVLSPDQGNNTTSSQGPFGARGNATGSSDVTFSYQVITSLLLGTLIFCAVLGNACVVAAIALERSLQNVANYLIGSLAVTDLMVSVLVLPMAALYQVLNKWTLGQVTCDLFIALDVLCCTSSILHLCAIALDRYWAITDPIDYVNKRTPRRAAALISLTWLIGFLISIPPMLGWRTPEDRSDPDACTISKDHGYTIYSTFGAFYIPLLLMLVLYGRIFRAARFRIRKTVKKVEKKRGNNPLGASPAPQPPKSVNGEPGIRDWKQGMENKAAAAPCANGAVRQGEEGAALEVIEVHRVGNSKEHLPLPNEASAVSCVPTSFKKKNERNAEAKRKMALARERKTVKTLGIIMGTFILCWLPFFIVALVLPFCESSCHMPTLLGAIINWLGYSNSLLNPVIYAYFNKDFQNAFKKIIKCKFCRR; this comes from the coding sequence ATGGATGTGCTTAGCCCTGATCAGGGCAACAACACCACGTCGTCCCAGGGTCCCTTCGGGGCACGCGGCAACGCTACTGGCAGTTCCGACGTGACCTTCAGCTACCAAGTGATCACCTCTTTGCTGCTGGGCACACTTATCTTCTGCGCAGTGCTGGGCAATGCGTGCGTGGTGGCTGCCATCGCCCTGGAGCGCTCCCTGCAGAACGTGGCGAACTATCTTATAGGCTCGCTGGCCGTCACCGACCTCATGGTGTCAGTGCTGGTGCTGCCCATGGCCGCGTTGTATCAGGTGCTCAACAAGTGGACTCTGGGACAGGTCACCTGTGACCTGTTCATCGCCCTCGACGTGCTGTGCTGCACCTCGTCCATCCTGCACCTGTGCGCCATCGCGCTGGACAGGTACTGGGCCATCACAGACCCCATTGACTACGTGAACAAGAGGACGCCCCGGCGCGCCGCTGCGCTCATTTCGCTCACTTGGCTCATTGGTTTCCTCATCTCCATCCCGCCCATGCTGGGCTGGCGCACCCCAGAAGACCGCTCAGACCCTGATGCGTGCACCATCAGCAAGGACCACGGCTACACTATTTACTCCACCTTCGGCGCTTTCTACATCCCGCTGCTGCTCATGTTGGTTCTCTACGGGCGCATCTTCAGAGCAGCGCGATTCCGAATCCGCAAGACTGTCAAAAAGgtggagaaaaagagaggcaACAACCCCCTTGGGGCGTCGCCTGCCCCGCAGCCCCCAAAAAGCGTAAATGGTGAGCCAGGTATCAGAGACTGGAAACAAGGCATGGAGAACAAGGCAGCAGCGGCTCCGTGCGCCAACGGCGCGGTGAGGCAGGGCGAAGAAGGTGCCGCCCTGGAGGTGATCGAAGTGCACCGAGTGGGCAACTCCAAAGAGCACTTGCCGCTGCCCAACGAGGCCAGTGCTGTCTCCTGCGTCCCCACCTccttcaagaagaaaaatgagcgCAACGCTGAAGCCAAGCGCAAAATGGCCTTGGCCCGAGAGAGGAAGACTGTGAAGACGCTGGGCATCATCATGGGCACCTTCATCCTCTGTTGGTTGCCCTTCTTCATTGTGGCCCTGGTCCTGCCTTTCTGCGAGAGCAGCTGCCACATGCCCACCCTGTTGGGCGCCATAATCAATTGGCTGGGCTACTCCAACTCTCTGCTCAACCCTGTTATTTACGCCTATTTTAACAAAGACTTCCAAAACGCTTTTAAGAAGATTATCAAGTGCAAGTTCTGCCGCCGATGA